The following are encoded together in the Rhizobium brockwellii genome:
- a CDS encoding helix-turn-helix transcriptional regulator — MSVNSHIHNDGSHARQLAVQSMLFRETAHSGTDADELSEILSTPTSPIKVAAEGNMPIAYHCNFVSVGEEVTVADCTYEGTILIRREAPSDRMIVFLPMAGNASFEGMREQIYSVPARGTILEAGRVAGARLFGPRRHFGLFVDQAKITSHLTHMFDRTISGDVDFHPHIDLTTGPGLVLQQIVSSLHRGLSGNGPLQRSPLAAGSLCDAAIYLLLETCPNRYSNELALPAPAPAPRHVKWAIDFMQEHVAEPISLNDIAMAAKVSVRTLQQGFRQFRDTTPMAYLQELRMAAAHRDLLASDAKQGIADVALRWGFTHLGRFAAEYRKRFGLLPSQTLKR, encoded by the coding sequence ATGTCGGTTAATTCTCATATACATAACGATGGCAGCCACGCCCGACAGCTGGCGGTGCAGAGCATGTTATTTCGGGAAACGGCGCACAGCGGGACGGACGCGGATGAACTCTCGGAAATATTGTCGACGCCAACCTCCCCGATCAAGGTTGCGGCGGAAGGCAATATGCCGATTGCATACCACTGCAATTTCGTCTCCGTGGGAGAAGAGGTAACGGTAGCCGATTGTACCTACGAAGGCACAATCCTGATCAGGCGGGAGGCGCCCAGCGACAGGATGATCGTTTTTCTGCCGATGGCAGGGAACGCATCCTTCGAAGGCATGCGGGAGCAAATATATTCCGTTCCCGCTCGTGGCACGATCCTTGAGGCAGGCCGTGTCGCGGGTGCTCGCCTGTTTGGGCCTCGCCGTCATTTCGGCCTGTTCGTCGATCAGGCGAAGATCACCAGCCACCTCACGCATATGTTCGACAGAACGATCAGCGGCGACGTCGATTTTCATCCGCACATCGATCTGACGACCGGTCCGGGGCTTGTATTGCAGCAAATTGTCTCGAGCCTCCATCGCGGCCTCAGCGGGAACGGACCGCTACAGCGGTCGCCGCTGGCTGCCGGTTCGCTCTGCGACGCGGCGATCTATCTGCTTCTGGAGACCTGCCCCAATCGTTATTCGAACGAGCTTGCGCTGCCTGCTCCGGCGCCGGCCCCGCGCCATGTGAAATGGGCCATCGACTTCATGCAGGAACACGTCGCCGAGCCGATTTCGCTCAACGATATCGCGATGGCCGCCAAGGTCAGCGTTCGGACTTTGCAACAGGGTTTCCGGCAGTTCAGGGATACGACCCCGATGGCCTATCTGCAGGAGCTTCGCATGGCTGCCGCCCATCGCGATTTGCTCGCGTCTGACGCGAAGCAAGGCATTGCCGACGTGGCGCTGAGATGGGGCTTTACGCATCTGGGGCGATTTGCAGCCGAATACAGGAAGCGTTTCGGCCTGCTGCCGTCACAGACCTTGAAGCGCTGA
- a CDS encoding M20 aminoacylase family protein, whose translation MTIDRHALHAEMTAWRHDLHAHPEFGFEEQRTSAFVAAKLREFGLDEVVEGVGGTGVVATLRRGSGNRAVALRADMDALRINEQTELSHRSQNPGIMHACGHDGHTTMLLGAAKILAGEGGFDGTVHFIFQPAEEWGKGALAMIADGLFERFPFDEIYGIHNMPGIGVGSFQTRPDEIMSAEDNFEITLTGVGGHAARPHWGNEVLVAACALVTNLQTIVSRRLDPADIGVVSVTELITDGTRNALPGLARILGDARSFRSEISETIEKQMRLIAEGAAMTYNVRADVVYTREFVPLMNDPVLTEEALTVARDLYGASNVVIARKPMTGSEDFAQFLSRVPGCFVFLGNGEHSPPLHNPTYDFNDAGLSHGANFHAGIVRRRLQTG comes from the coding sequence ATGACCATCGACAGGCACGCGCTTCATGCGGAAATGACGGCGTGGAGACACGATCTTCACGCTCACCCCGAGTTCGGCTTCGAGGAGCAGCGGACGTCGGCCTTCGTCGCCGCCAAGCTGCGGGAATTCGGGCTCGACGAGGTCGTCGAGGGCGTCGGCGGCACAGGAGTCGTCGCAACGCTGAGGCGTGGCAGCGGCAATCGCGCCGTTGCTCTGCGCGCCGATATGGATGCGCTCAGGATCAACGAACAGACGGAGCTCTCGCACCGGTCCCAAAACCCGGGAATCATGCATGCCTGCGGTCACGACGGCCACACGACGATGCTGCTCGGTGCAGCAAAGATCCTGGCCGGTGAAGGCGGTTTCGACGGCACCGTGCACTTCATCTTCCAACCGGCCGAAGAATGGGGCAAAGGCGCGCTGGCGATGATCGCCGACGGGCTCTTCGAAAGATTCCCGTTCGACGAAATCTACGGCATCCACAACATGCCGGGGATCGGCGTCGGCAGCTTCCAAACGCGTCCTGACGAGATCATGTCGGCCGAGGACAATTTCGAGATTACGCTAACGGGCGTCGGCGGCCATGCCGCACGACCGCACTGGGGCAACGAGGTGCTCGTCGCGGCCTGCGCGCTCGTGACCAACCTGCAGACCATCGTCTCCAGGCGGCTGGATCCGGCCGATATCGGCGTCGTGTCCGTCACGGAACTGATCACCGACGGCACGAGGAATGCGCTTCCCGGCCTCGCCCGCATTCTGGGCGATGCCCGCAGCTTCCGTTCGGAGATCAGCGAGACGATCGAGAAGCAGATGCGTCTGATCGCTGAGGGCGCGGCCATGACCTACAACGTCAGGGCCGATGTCGTCTACACTAGGGAATTCGTGCCTCTCATGAACGACCCTGTCTTGACGGAGGAGGCCCTGACTGTGGCACGCGATCTCTACGGTGCTTCGAATGTCGTCATTGCACGCAAGCCGATGACCGGATCCGAAGACTTCGCGCAGTTCCTCTCGCGGGTGCCGGGCTGTTTCGTATTCCTGGGCAATGGCGAGCACTCGCCGCCGCTCCATAACCCGACCTATGACTTCAACGACGCCGGCCTCTCGCATGGAGCAAACTTCCACGCAGGGATTGTTCGTCGACGGCTCCAGACAGGCTGA
- a CDS encoding Zn-dependent hydrolase, whose product MTGQSIDAARLLGRIRTLGEIGRDTDGRLIRLAASDTEKLGRDRFVGWIEGAGLEVAVDRIGNIFGIWKPEGTVDAAPLMLGSHIDTVIGAGIYDGCYGTLSGLEVIETLKAEGLTPSRPIVVAAFTNEEGVRYAPDMMGSLVYAGGLDVDTALATIGTDGTMLGDELERIGYAGEHQPGFLRPHAYIELHIEQGPILEREGIPVGAVEHLQGISWQRVVITGDANHAGTTPISMRRDAGHAAARVVTFLRDRAKASNTPTVATVGCMRFEPDVINVIPSRATFTVDLRDPDEDRLREEETALTNFLEILSTEEQVGISVERLARFEPVKFDQGIVGLIEKAARNRGLACRRMTSGAGHDAQMIARIAPSAMIFVPSIGGISHNPKEYTADEDLVAGTNILLDIVRRLATEGLPA is encoded by the coding sequence ATGACCGGACAATCGATCGATGCGGCGCGTCTGCTCGGACGGATCCGGACGCTCGGCGAGATCGGCCGGGATACCGACGGCCGGCTGATCCGGCTGGCGGCTTCCGATACGGAGAAGCTCGGCCGCGACCGGTTCGTCGGCTGGATCGAGGGCGCAGGACTTGAGGTCGCCGTCGATCGGATCGGCAATATCTTCGGCATCTGGAAGCCTGAAGGTACCGTTGACGCCGCGCCCCTAATGCTTGGCTCGCATATCGACACGGTCATCGGCGCCGGCATTTACGACGGCTGCTACGGCACCCTTTCCGGGCTTGAAGTGATCGAAACGCTGAAGGCAGAAGGCTTGACGCCATCTCGTCCGATCGTCGTTGCGGCTTTCACGAACGAGGAGGGCGTGCGCTACGCACCCGATATGATGGGATCCCTGGTCTATGCGGGCGGCCTGGATGTCGATACGGCGCTTGCCACCATCGGCACCGATGGAACGATGCTCGGCGATGAACTCGAGCGGATAGGCTATGCCGGCGAACATCAACCGGGGTTCCTCAGACCGCATGCCTATATCGAGCTGCATATCGAGCAGGGGCCGATCCTCGAACGCGAGGGCATTCCCGTCGGCGCCGTGGAACATCTGCAAGGCATTTCCTGGCAGAGAGTTGTTATCACGGGGGACGCCAATCATGCGGGAACTACGCCGATTTCGATGCGCCGAGACGCGGGCCATGCCGCCGCACGGGTCGTCACCTTCCTGCGCGACCGGGCGAAGGCCTCGAACACGCCGACGGTCGCGACAGTCGGCTGCATGCGTTTCGAACCTGATGTCATCAACGTGATCCCGTCGCGGGCAACCTTCACCGTCGACCTTCGCGATCCGGACGAGGATCGCCTCAGAGAAGAGGAGACCGCGCTCACCAACTTCCTGGAGATTCTATCAACCGAGGAGCAGGTCGGCATATCGGTGGAAAGGCTTGCCCGGTTCGAGCCTGTGAAGTTCGACCAAGGGATCGTCGGACTCATCGAAAAGGCTGCGCGGAACCGGGGTCTCGCCTGCCGGCGGATGACCTCCGGGGCCGGCCACGATGCGCAGATGATCGCCAGGATCGCCCCGTCGGCGATGATCTTCGTGCCGAGCATCGGCGGCATCAGCCATAATCCCAAGGAATATACCGCCGACGAAGATCTCGTCGCAGGCACGAATATCCTGCTTGACATCGTTCGCCGGCTTGCCACGGAAGGATTGCCGGCATGA
- a CDS encoding diaminopropionate ammonia-lyase: MFLLNTTADYRLALDPRDEKALDASAAVEVERHLASRRDHGVTPLVALPGLANEIGVAAIHVKDEGHRLGLGSFKALGGAYAVIRLVLEQAEQRLGRVVDMAELHSPDVRAVAQAMTVACATDGNHGRSVAQGAQLVGARAAIFVHSGVSDERVATIARLGAEMIRVQGTYDDSVREAARVAKANGWIIVSDTSWPGYERIPGLVMQGYTALVREALRQMPEPPTHVFIQSGVGGIAAAVAGHLAIALGESRPLFTVVDPARAACLFETARAGRPVTIAHGEPTVMAMLECYEPSLVAWRVLSRTADAFMTVDEADATDVMKRLAHPVSGDPAVVAGESGGVGLAGAMKAVADPAVKAALSIDQRSRIFVVNTEGATDPGKYQEIVGLSPAAVVGKNHEGALT; this comes from the coding sequence ATGTTTCTTTTGAACACCACAGCGGACTATCGTCTGGCACTTGACCCGAGGGATGAGAAAGCGCTCGACGCCTCCGCCGCCGTGGAGGTGGAACGCCACCTCGCTTCCCGGAGGGACCATGGGGTAACGCCGCTCGTGGCTTTGCCCGGATTGGCGAACGAAATCGGCGTCGCCGCGATCCACGTCAAGGACGAAGGCCATCGCCTCGGGCTTGGAAGTTTCAAGGCGCTCGGGGGAGCCTATGCGGTGATCCGCCTTGTCCTCGAACAGGCCGAGCAGCGGCTCGGCCGCGTCGTCGACATGGCGGAGCTGCATTCGCCTGATGTCCGCGCCGTTGCGCAGGCGATGACGGTCGCCTGCGCGACCGACGGCAACCATGGCCGTTCGGTGGCCCAAGGCGCGCAGCTGGTCGGTGCGCGCGCCGCAATCTTCGTACACTCAGGCGTCAGCGACGAACGCGTCGCCACCATCGCCCGCCTCGGCGCCGAGATGATCCGTGTCCAGGGAACCTATGACGACTCCGTCCGGGAGGCGGCCCGCGTGGCCAAGGCGAACGGCTGGATCATCGTTTCGGATACGTCCTGGCCGGGCTATGAGCGGATCCCCGGTTTGGTTATGCAAGGTTATACCGCCCTTGTCAGGGAAGCTCTCAGGCAGATGCCGGAGCCGCCGACCCATGTGTTCATCCAGTCCGGCGTCGGGGGAATTGCCGCAGCGGTGGCCGGCCACCTAGCAATTGCACTCGGCGAAAGTCGTCCCCTCTTCACGGTCGTCGATCCCGCCCGCGCTGCATGCCTGTTCGAGACGGCGCGCGCCGGACGTCCGGTCACGATCGCCCATGGCGAACCGACCGTCATGGCCATGCTCGAATGTTACGAACCCTCTCTCGTCGCTTGGCGGGTTCTCTCCCGCACCGCCGACGCCTTCATGACGGTGGACGAGGCAGATGCGACCGACGTCATGAAGCGCCTTGCGCACCCGGTCTCCGGTGATCCCGCGGTCGTCGCCGGCGAAAGCGGCGGTGTCGGCCTCGCAGGGGCCATGAAGGCCGTCGCCGATCCGGCGGTCAAGGCGGCGCTCTCGATCGACCAACGCTCCCGCATCTTCGTCGTCAACACGGAAGGTGCGACCGATCCGGGCAAATATCAAGAGATCGTCGGACTGTCGCCCGCAGCAGTCGTTGGCAAGAACCATGAAGGAGCGCTGACATGA
- a CDS encoding Lrp/AsnC family transcriptional regulator encodes MTPQRTIGDAVNLSAPAVQRRIKRMREEGVIRADVSIIEPQAVGQSITIFVEVEVISETAEQIEQAKTEFAAAAEIQQCYYVTGEADFILVIIVPSMADYEALTRRLFFGNNNVKRFRTFVAMDRVKVGLGVPVG; translated from the coding sequence ATGACCCCGCAGCGAACGATCGGCGATGCGGTGAACCTTTCCGCGCCGGCAGTTCAGCGACGGATCAAGCGCATGCGGGAGGAGGGGGTCATCCGGGCGGATGTTTCGATCATCGAGCCGCAGGCGGTCGGACAATCCATCACGATCTTCGTCGAGGTGGAGGTCATCAGCGAAACCGCCGAGCAGATCGAGCAGGCAAAGACTGAGTTCGCGGCTGCGGCCGAAATCCAGCAATGTTACTACGTCACCGGCGAAGCGGATTTCATTCTGGTCATCATCGTGCCGTCAATGGCCGACTACGAGGCTCTGACGCGCAGGCTGTTCTTCGGGAACAACAACGTCAAACGCTTCCGGACCTTCGTCGCGATGGATCGGGTCAAGGTCGGGCTTGGGGTGCCTGTGGGATAG